A part of Longimicrobium sp. genomic DNA contains:
- a CDS encoding SagB/ThcOx family dehydrogenase, which yields MSEVRSAPSDPQNQQLKTYPRLPRHPLPHPVLPVCTLADALFSRASAQELTSVPLRPADLSNLLRATGFRGGTGDVEGGRRLFPSAGAKYPTEVYLVALRCEGLDHGLYHYAPREHALETLWTRDLSGVLQSATDDPRLENAGAVLVFSLVTGRVAQKYGSRGLRYALIELGHAAQNVSLMAAALGLDAYEIGGFVDDDINHLLDVDPAVECASHLLALGGRPPEPV from the coding sequence ATGTCGGAGGTGCGTTCCGCGCCCTCCGATCCGCAGAACCAGCAGCTGAAGACCTATCCACGCCTGCCCCGTCATCCGCTTCCGCATCCCGTGCTTCCCGTCTGCACGCTGGCCGACGCCCTGTTCTCCCGGGCGTCCGCGCAGGAGTTGACGAGCGTTCCCCTCCGCCCGGCGGATCTCTCGAACCTGCTGAGGGCGACGGGTTTCCGCGGAGGTACGGGCGATGTAGAAGGCGGCAGGCGCCTGTTTCCTTCCGCCGGCGCGAAGTATCCCACCGAGGTCTACCTTGTCGCTCTGCGTTGCGAGGGCCTAGACCACGGGCTCTATCACTACGCACCCCGCGAGCACGCGCTCGAAACGCTCTGGACCCGTGACCTTTCTGGGGTTCTGCAGAGCGCCACGGACGATCCCCGGCTCGAGAATGCCGGCGCGGTTCTGGTCTTTTCGCTCGTCACCGGCCGCGTGGCCCAGAAATATGGCAGCCGGGGACTTCGCTACGCCCTGATCGAACTCGGCCACGCCGCGCAGAACGTGTCCCTAATGGCGGCCGCGCTGGGACTGGACGCATACGAGATCGGGGGCTTCGTAGACGACGACATCAACCACCTGCTCGACGTAGACCCGGCCGTGGAGTGCGCGTCACATCTGCTGGCCCTCGGAGGAAGACCGCCAGAACCGGTATAG
- a CDS encoding SDR family oxidoreductase codes for MLDRNPMNGPGPGKGTPEQDPPGTEAAMDPPPDHGEESYEGCGKLEGLAAIITGGDSGIGRAVAIAFAREGADVAIGYLGDEEERDAQETRRWVEKAGRRCITYQFDVRESKECDAFVARAVTEFGRLDILVNNAAYQMSQDGIEDITDEQLDRTFRTNIYGYIYMARASLRHMKEGGVILNTGSVTAFEGNPILVDYSATKGAIHTFTRALAENVKDRGIRVNCVAPGPVWTPLIPSTMPMDQVKQFGKDTYWGRPAQPIEIATSYVFLASADARYYSAEVLAPTGKTPSR; via the coding sequence ATGCTGGACCGCAACCCGATGAACGGCCCAGGCCCCGGCAAGGGCACCCCCGAGCAGGACCCGCCCGGCACCGAGGCGGCGATGGACCCGCCGCCGGATCACGGCGAGGAAAGCTACGAGGGGTGCGGCAAGCTGGAGGGGCTCGCGGCCATCATCACCGGCGGCGACAGCGGGATCGGGCGCGCGGTCGCCATCGCCTTCGCGCGCGAGGGCGCGGACGTGGCGATCGGCTACCTGGGCGACGAGGAAGAAAGGGATGCGCAGGAGACGCGGCGCTGGGTGGAGAAGGCGGGGCGGCGCTGCATCACCTACCAGTTCGACGTGCGCGAGTCCAAGGAGTGCGACGCCTTCGTGGCGCGCGCGGTCACGGAGTTCGGCCGGCTGGACATCCTGGTGAACAACGCCGCCTACCAGATGTCGCAGGACGGCATCGAGGACATCACGGACGAGCAGCTCGACCGGACGTTCCGCACCAACATCTACGGCTACATCTACATGGCGCGCGCCTCGCTGCGCCACATGAAGGAGGGCGGCGTCATCCTCAACACCGGCTCCGTCACCGCCTTCGAGGGCAACCCGATCCTCGTGGACTACTCGGCTACCAAGGGCGCCATCCACACCTTTACCCGCGCCCTGGCCGAGAACGTCAAGGACCGCGGCATCCGCGTCAACTGCGTGGCGCCGGGCCCCGTCTGGACCCCCCTGATCCCGTCGACCATGCCGATGGACCAGGTGAAGCAGTTCGGCAAGGACACGTACTGGGGCCGCCCCGCGCAGCCCATCGAGATCGCCACCTCGTACGTGTTTCTCGCATCGGCAGACGCGCGCTACTACTCGGCGGAGGTGTTGGCGCCGACGGGGAAGACGCCGAGCAGGTAA
- a CDS encoding MBL fold metallo-hydrolase, with protein MIRTLLAPNPSLMTLDGTRTFVVGRERPVVIDPGPIVPEHMAAITRALGGVAPVAILLTHTHQDHSEGALPLAHSTGAPVMMARGALLSLIYDHEVARWLADGDEVETDAGPLRAIATPGHVPEHLAFLWNGDTLFAGDAFMGGSDTTLVAPPEGDLAAYMRTLDRVGELAPAVILPAHGPPIEDAAAAVERYRAHRLQRIEQVVRALRAYGPARPAEIMDAVYGAALHPGLRIAAEGSLHAILAYLRATDRVRALPGDTYTLTER; from the coding sequence GTGATCCGGACGCTGCTTGCCCCCAACCCGTCGCTGATGACGCTGGACGGGACGCGCACCTTCGTGGTCGGGCGGGAGAGACCCGTGGTGATCGATCCGGGACCGATCGTTCCGGAGCACATGGCCGCGATCACGCGCGCCCTGGGCGGCGTGGCTCCCGTCGCCATCCTCCTGACCCACACGCACCAGGATCATTCCGAGGGTGCGCTGCCCCTGGCGCACAGCACCGGCGCGCCCGTGATGATGGCGCGCGGCGCACTCCTTTCGCTCATCTACGACCACGAGGTCGCGCGCTGGCTGGCCGATGGCGACGAGGTGGAGACGGATGCCGGCCCGCTGCGCGCCATCGCCACGCCGGGGCACGTGCCGGAGCACCTGGCCTTCCTGTGGAACGGGGACACGCTCTTCGCGGGCGACGCCTTCATGGGCGGGAGCGACACCACCCTCGTCGCGCCGCCGGAGGGCGACCTGGCGGCGTACATGAGGACGCTGGACCGCGTGGGCGAGCTCGCGCCGGCCGTCATCCTCCCCGCGCACGGGCCGCCGATCGAGGACGCGGCCGCCGCGGTAGAGCGCTACCGGGCGCACCGGCTGCAGCGCATCGAGCAGGTGGTGCGTGCGTTGCGTGCCTACGGCCCCGCGCGTCCGGCGGAGATCATGGACGCGGTGTACGGCGCCGCGCTCCACCCCGGCCTGCGCATCGCCGCCGAGGGGTCGCTGCACGCCATCCTCGCCTACCTGCGCGCCACGGACCGCGTCCGCGCGCTCCCCGGCGACACCTACACACTGACGGAACGATGA
- a CDS encoding TIGR03885 family FMN-dependent LLM class oxidoreductase: MARIGYHCSHEQYPPSRLLQLVQRAEKAGFQSAMCSDHFFPWADSQGESGFAWSWLGAAMQATSLPFGVVTVPGGWRYHPAIIAQAAATLAEMYPGRFWIAPGSGELLNEHITGERWPHKAERNARLREGCDIIRALWAGETVTHHGLITVEEAKLYTRPETPPKIVGAALTPETAEWMGSWADGLITTVGERDEMRKTIDAFRRGGGEGKPIYLQAQLSFHRSDAEAVRAAHAQWKHLQFPSSVLAQLRLPSEFEAAAEFVRPDDIARKIRCSSSVEQHLDWLLSDVEMGFEEINLHSIPRENQEHFIDVFGERVLPELKRATA; the protein is encoded by the coding sequence GTGGCCCGCATCGGTTACCATTGTTCGCACGAGCAGTACCCCCCCAGCCGCCTCCTGCAGCTCGTGCAGCGGGCGGAGAAGGCGGGGTTTCAGAGCGCGATGTGCTCCGACCACTTCTTCCCCTGGGCCGATTCGCAGGGAGAGAGCGGGTTCGCGTGGAGTTGGCTGGGCGCGGCGATGCAGGCCACCTCGCTCCCCTTTGGCGTGGTGACCGTTCCGGGCGGGTGGCGCTACCATCCGGCCATCATCGCGCAGGCGGCGGCCACGCTGGCGGAGATGTACCCGGGACGCTTCTGGATCGCGCCCGGGAGCGGCGAGCTCCTCAACGAGCACATCACGGGCGAGCGATGGCCCCACAAGGCCGAGCGCAACGCGCGCCTCCGCGAAGGGTGCGACATCATCCGCGCCCTATGGGCCGGCGAGACGGTGACGCACCACGGCCTCATCACCGTGGAGGAGGCCAAGCTGTACACGCGCCCCGAGACGCCGCCCAAAATCGTCGGCGCGGCGCTGACCCCCGAAACGGCGGAGTGGATGGGCTCGTGGGCGGACGGGCTGATCACCACCGTCGGCGAGCGCGACGAGATGCGGAAGACCATCGACGCCTTCCGCCGCGGCGGCGGGGAGGGGAAGCCGATCTACCTGCAGGCGCAGCTCTCCTTCCACCGCTCGGACGCGGAGGCGGTCCGCGCGGCGCACGCGCAGTGGAAGCACCTCCAGTTCCCCAGCTCCGTCCTCGCGCAGCTGCGCCTCCCCTCCGAGTTCGAAGCCGCCGCCGAGTTCGTGCGCCCCGACGACATCGCCCGCAAGATCCGCTGCTCCTCCAGCGTCGAGCAGCACCTCGACTGGCTGCTGAGCGACGTCGAGATGGGCTTCGAGGAGATCAACCTCCACTCCATCCCGCGCGAGAACCAGGAGCATTTCATCGACGTCTTCGGCGAGCGCGTGCTTCCGGAGCTGAAGCGGGCGACGGCGTGA
- a CDS encoding M28 family peptidase, with protein MNDTALAAALDRVRPETIDAHLRFLSHRLLEGRAPGTRGGTLAMEYIRAQFQRIGLHPVGGSHLQTVPMIGMDPHPTLAFHHADGDTDTPAFKDEFVLESGVPREDVSVDAEVVYVGYGIHAPEHDWDVYKGVDVRGKVLLMRVNDPGTEETPGFFGGKALTYYGRWTYKYEEAARRGAAGALLIHTDESAGYGWNVVRTSNTGEQFDIAGDPDFPLPVRGWLSAETAERVMAAAGHALPGLIDASESRDFRPVPTGVRARAHVRSDVREVHTANVVGLLPGGDPARANEPVLLSSHYDHLGTRLGEHGATLVYHGAYDNASGVALLLSIAEAAAAMPERFPRPLLFIATTAEESGLLGAEWYARHPLFPLSTTAAALNMDGANLHGRTEDIAPLGADRSGLGDIASRAAAAEGMRLAPEAHPEQGMFFRQDHFPFARAGVPALAMDHGLVFEGRPGGWGERIYEEFVREHYHQPTDAYRDDLDYGGAVQQARVILRTAAECASMPELPQWNEGVEFRR; from the coding sequence ATGAACGACACCGCCCTCGCCGCCGCGCTGGACCGCGTCCGCCCGGAGACGATCGACGCGCACCTGCGCTTCCTCTCGCACCGGCTGCTGGAGGGGCGCGCGCCCGGCACCCGCGGCGGCACCCTGGCGATGGAGTACATCCGCGCGCAGTTCCAGCGCATCGGCCTGCACCCCGTCGGCGGCTCGCACCTCCAGACGGTGCCGATGATCGGGATGGATCCGCACCCCACGCTCGCCTTCCACCACGCGGACGGCGACACGGACACGCCCGCCTTCAAAGACGAGTTCGTGCTGGAATCAGGGGTGCCGCGGGAGGATGTGAGCGTGGATGCGGAGGTGGTGTACGTGGGCTACGGCATCCACGCCCCCGAGCACGACTGGGATGTCTACAAGGGGGTGGACGTGCGCGGCAAGGTGCTGCTGATGCGCGTCAACGATCCGGGAACCGAGGAGACGCCGGGGTTCTTTGGCGGAAAGGCGCTCACCTACTACGGCCGCTGGACGTACAAGTACGAGGAAGCCGCCCGGCGCGGGGCCGCGGGCGCGCTCCTGATCCACACCGACGAGTCCGCCGGCTACGGCTGGAACGTGGTGCGCACCTCCAACACCGGCGAACAGTTCGACATCGCGGGCGATCCCGACTTCCCCCTCCCCGTGCGCGGCTGGCTCTCGGCGGAGACGGCGGAGCGCGTGATGGCCGCCGCCGGGCACGCGCTGCCGGGGCTGATCGATGCCTCCGAATCGCGCGACTTCCGCCCCGTCCCCACCGGCGTGCGGGCGCGGGCCCACGTGCGGAGCGACGTGCGCGAGGTGCACACCGCCAACGTCGTCGGCCTGCTGCCGGGCGGCGACCCGGCGCGCGCGAACGAACCCGTCCTCCTCTCGTCGCACTACGATCACCTGGGTACGCGCCTGGGCGAGCACGGCGCGACGCTGGTGTACCACGGCGCGTACGACAACGCGAGCGGCGTGGCGCTCCTCCTCTCCATCGCCGAGGCGGCGGCGGCGATGCCGGAGCGCTTTCCGCGACCGCTCCTCTTCATCGCCACGACGGCGGAGGAGTCGGGGCTGCTGGGCGCGGAGTGGTACGCGCGCCACCCGCTCTTTCCGCTCTCCACCACGGCGGCGGCGCTGAACATGGACGGCGCCAACCTGCACGGCCGCACGGAGGACATCGCCCCGCTCGGCGCCGACCGCTCCGGCCTGGGCGACATCGCCAGCCGCGCCGCCGCCGCCGAGGGAATGCGGCTCGCCCCGGAAGCGCATCCGGAGCAGGGGATGTTCTTTCGCCAGGACCACTTCCCCTTCGCCCGCGCCGGCGTCCCCGCCCTGGCGATGGACCACGGCCTCGTCTTCGAGGGCCGTCCTGGAGGCTGGGGCGAGCGCATCTACGAGGAGTTCGTCCGCGAGCACTACCACCAGCCCACCGACGCCTACCGCGACGACTTGGACTACGGCGGCGCCGTGCAGCAGGCCCGCGTCATCCTCCGCACCGCCGCCGAGTGCGCCTCGATGCCGGAGCTGCCGCAGTGGAACGAGGGGGTGGAGTTCAGGCGGTAG
- a CDS encoding superoxide dismutase family protein, translating to MRNRGWIAAVLALAACAPAGGGTTQDEVRPRQFTAPLYDAQGAGMGTLTLVQRGTSVQVRVAATGMPAGTHGAHFHETGLCEGPAFTTAGGHMNPTGRQHGLRNPNGPHLGDLPNLVVGADGRGTLEATVAGSLTPGQAPLFDANGTAFIVHAGADDQVTDPSGNSGARIACAVVAALVQ from the coding sequence ATGAGGAATAGGGGATGGATCGCGGCGGTGCTGGCGCTGGCGGCGTGCGCGCCGGCCGGCGGGGGGACCACGCAGGATGAGGTGCGGCCGCGCCAGTTCACGGCGCCGCTGTACGATGCGCAGGGGGCCGGCATGGGGACGCTGACCCTCGTTCAGCGCGGCACCAGCGTGCAGGTGCGGGTCGCGGCCACGGGGATGCCGGCCGGCACGCACGGCGCGCACTTCCACGAGACGGGGCTCTGCGAAGGGCCGGCCTTCACCACGGCCGGGGGCCACATGAATCCCACGGGCCGCCAGCACGGCCTTCGCAACCCCAACGGCCCGCACCTGGGCGACCTCCCCAACCTGGTGGTCGGCGCAGACGGGCGCGGCACGCTGGAGGCGACGGTCGCGGGCTCGCTGACGCCGGGCCAGGCGCCGCTCTTCGACGCCAACGGCACCGCCTTCATCGTGCACGCCGGCGCGGACGACCAGGTCACCGATCCGTCGGGCAACTCGGGCGCGCGGATCGCCTGCGCGGTCGTGGCGGCGCTGGTGCAGTAA
- the mrdA gene encoding penicillin-binding protein 2, translating to MAFVERSLVPQSPFHPHAVRKRAFKGVVGVALMLGSLGAAFFRTQILRNSEFELEADDNRFRIIPIPAPRGTITDRNGKVIAETVAGYTLSVEPGPPDSIRARLHRVAGIVGLDSAAMEEVVERSRGIRTEPVPVLSNLSFEQVSRLEERGQRPPGVLMEARPIRRYPAGAAVAHLVGWVAEISDRELDDPQWVGFRSGQHIGKSGVERSYERSLAGKTGSRYVEVNSRGQLVRPFAQQLSQAPTPGGDIKLTIDLDLQRFAHQVFPEGKRGAVVAMVPSTGEILAMYSAPTYDPNLLVGGISRSVWSQLNTDPGRPLINRAAKGTYPPASTWKLVTAMLGLERGVITPEKPMPIACSGGMWYAGRYSRCDRREGHGPQNMIQAIANSCNVYFYQLGIALSLQTLAEEGTRLGFGRRTGVDLPGEAGGTFPTGRQWYVKRFGWRAPPSEVMNVAIGQGPNAQTPLRMAAFFSALAGNGTSRAPHLRMGAQPPVETDLRVKPSTLAAVRLGLDQVVEWGTGRTVALGRWKLSGKTGTAQNSADPKKPHAWFTGYAGPRGRQPEIVVAVVVEFGEHGGSGAGPTAAAIANYYLNKKHGFPTPRLIAAETARVGALLDTSPQPAIRDTAPGPRPE from the coding sequence ATGGCTTTCGTAGAGCGCTCCCTGGTACCGCAGAGCCCGTTTCACCCCCACGCCGTGCGCAAGCGCGCGTTCAAGGGCGTGGTGGGAGTCGCGCTCATGCTGGGCTCGCTGGGCGCGGCGTTCTTTCGCACGCAGATCCTCCGCAACAGCGAGTTCGAGCTGGAGGCGGACGACAACCGCTTCCGCATCATCCCCATTCCCGCGCCGCGCGGCACCATCACCGACCGCAACGGCAAGGTGATCGCCGAGACGGTGGCGGGCTACACCCTCTCGGTGGAGCCCGGGCCGCCCGATTCGATCCGCGCGCGCCTGCACCGCGTGGCCGGCATCGTGGGGCTGGATTCGGCGGCGATGGAAGAGGTGGTGGAGCGCTCGCGCGGCATCCGTACGGAGCCGGTGCCGGTGCTCTCCAACCTGAGCTTCGAGCAGGTGTCGCGGCTGGAGGAGCGCGGGCAGCGTCCCCCCGGGGTGCTGATGGAGGCGCGTCCCATCCGCCGCTACCCCGCCGGCGCCGCCGTGGCGCACCTGGTGGGGTGGGTGGCCGAGATCAGCGACCGCGAGCTGGACGATCCGCAGTGGGTGGGGTTCCGCAGCGGGCAGCACATCGGCAAGAGCGGGGTGGAGAGGTCGTACGAGCGCTCGCTGGCCGGCAAGACGGGGTCGCGCTACGTGGAGGTGAACTCGCGCGGGCAGCTGGTGCGCCCGTTCGCGCAGCAGCTCTCGCAGGCGCCCACCCCCGGCGGCGACATCAAGCTGACCATCGACCTGGACCTGCAGCGCTTCGCCCACCAGGTCTTTCCGGAGGGGAAGCGCGGCGCCGTCGTGGCGATGGTGCCTTCCACGGGCGAGATCCTGGCGATGTACTCCGCGCCGACATACGACCCCAACCTGCTGGTGGGCGGCATCTCGCGCAGCGTGTGGAGCCAGCTCAACACCGATCCGGGGCGCCCCCTCATCAACCGCGCCGCCAAGGGCACCTACCCGCCGGCTTCCACCTGGAAGCTGGTGACGGCCATGCTGGGGTTGGAGCGGGGGGTGATCACCCCGGAGAAGCCGATGCCGATCGCCTGCTCCGGCGGGATGTGGTACGCCGGCCGCTACTCCCGCTGCGACCGGCGCGAGGGGCACGGCCCGCAGAACATGATCCAGGCGATCGCCAACTCCTGCAACGTCTACTTCTACCAGCTCGGCATCGCGCTCTCGCTGCAGACGCTGGCGGAGGAAGGGACGCGCCTGGGCTTCGGGCGCCGCACCGGTGTGGACCTGCCGGGCGAGGCGGGGGGGACCTTCCCCACGGGGCGCCAGTGGTACGTGAAGCGCTTCGGCTGGCGCGCGCCGCCCAGCGAGGTGATGAACGTGGCCATCGGCCAGGGCCCCAACGCGCAGACGCCCCTGCGCATGGCCGCCTTCTTCTCCGCCCTCGCGGGGAACGGCACGTCGCGCGCCCCGCACCTGCGCATGGGCGCCCAGCCGCCGGTGGAGACGGACCTGCGCGTGAAGCCCTCGACGCTGGCGGCGGTGCGGCTGGGGCTGGACCAGGTGGTAGAGTGGGGCACGGGCCGCACCGTCGCGCTCGGCCGCTGGAAGCTCTCGGGGAAGACGGGCACGGCGCAGAACTCCGCCGATCCCAAGAAGCCGCACGCCTGGTTCACCGGCTACGCGGGTCCGCGGGGCCGGCAGCCGGAGATCGTGGTGGCCGTGGTGGTGGAGTTCGGCGAGCACGGCGGCAGCGGCGCCGGGCCCACCGCCGCCGCCATCGCCAACTACTACCTGAACAAGAAGCACGGCTTCCCCACGCCCCGCCTGATCGCCGCGGAGACGGCGCGCGTGGGTGCGCTGCTGGACACCTCGCCGCAGCCCGCGATCCGCGATACGGCGCCGGGGCCGCGGCCGGAGTAG
- a CDS encoding cyclase family protein, with product MPKAMLYDVTRPVRSGMPVWPGDAPCCVGWTSRMVDGDAANVAELRMSAHTGTHADGPFHVRADGVRIGAAALDAFLGPALLVDARGKLLDADWAREAVAGAPERLLVRTGAWVDADAFPTRFAAPTPEAARLLVEAGVRLLGTDAPSVDPFDSADLPAHRIFCAAGVAIVENLLLDDVPPGTWELIALPLRLEEADASPVRAVLRSL from the coding sequence ATGCCCAAAGCGATGCTGTACGACGTGACGCGCCCCGTCCGCTCCGGGATGCCGGTGTGGCCGGGGGACGCGCCGTGCTGCGTCGGGTGGACTTCGCGGATGGTGGATGGCGATGCCGCGAACGTGGCCGAGCTGAGGATGAGCGCGCACACCGGCACGCACGCCGATGGACCGTTCCACGTCCGCGCGGACGGGGTGCGGATCGGCGCGGCGGCGCTGGATGCGTTCCTGGGGCCGGCGTTGCTGGTGGATGCGCGTGGGAAGCTCCTGGATGCGGATTGGGCGCGCGAGGCCGTCGCCGGCGCACCCGAACGCCTCCTCGTGCGCACCGGCGCGTGGGTCGATGCGGATGCCTTCCCCACCCGCTTCGCCGCGCCGACGCCCGAGGCTGCGCGCTTACTGGTGGAGGCGGGGGTGCGGCTGCTGGGGACCGATGCGCCCTCGGTTGATCCATTCGATTCCGCCGATCTGCCCGCGCACCGCATCTTCTGCGCGGCGGGCGTGGCGATCGTCGAAAACCTGCTGCTGGATGACGTGCCGCCCGGCACGTGGGAGTTGATCGCGCTCCCGCTGCGGCTGGAGGAGGCGGATGCGTCGCCGGTGCGCGCCGTGCTGAGGAGCCTGTGA
- a CDS encoding neutral zinc metallopeptidase has translation MRWQGGRQSSNVEDRRGMGGVAVGGGIGTVIIALVVMLLGGDPGTVLQQAPAAGGPPPGGQPGGPPANDEARQFVGAVLADTEDTWNPIFREMGRDYVEPSLVLFTGAEQTACGTGQSAMGPFYCPGDQKVYIDLAFYDDLARMSGAKGDNDFAQAYVIAHEVGHHVQHQLGIADRVDAAQRGAREEEANALSVRLELQADCFAGVWGNKTAYQLEAGDVEEALAAATAIGDDRLQQKSQGRIVPESFTHGSSAQRVRWFRRGLDTGDVRQCDTFAADQL, from the coding sequence ATGCGCTGGCAAGGCGGAAGGCAGAGCAGCAACGTGGAAGACCGCCGCGGGATGGGCGGCGTCGCGGTCGGCGGCGGGATCGGAACGGTGATCATCGCGCTGGTGGTGATGCTGCTGGGCGGCGATCCCGGCACAGTGCTCCAGCAGGCGCCCGCGGCCGGCGGCCCGCCCCCGGGAGGCCAGCCCGGCGGCCCTCCCGCCAACGACGAGGCGCGTCAATTCGTCGGCGCCGTCCTGGCGGACACGGAGGACACCTGGAATCCCATCTTCCGGGAGATGGGCCGCGACTACGTGGAGCCGAGCCTGGTGCTCTTCACCGGCGCCGAGCAGACCGCGTGCGGCACCGGCCAGTCGGCGATGGGCCCCTTCTACTGCCCCGGCGACCAGAAGGTGTACATCGACCTCGCGTTCTACGACGACCTGGCGCGCATGTCCGGCGCGAAGGGCGACAACGACTTCGCGCAGGCGTACGTGATCGCGCACGAGGTGGGGCATCACGTGCAGCACCAGCTCGGCATCGCCGACCGGGTGGACGCCGCACAGCGCGGCGCGCGCGAGGAGGAGGCCAACGCCCTCTCGGTGCGCCTGGAGCTGCAGGCGGACTGCTTCGCCGGGGTGTGGGGCAACAAGACCGCCTACCAGCTCGAAGCCGGCGACGTGGAGGAGGCCCTCGCCGCCGCCACCGCCATCGGCGACGACCGGCTGCAGCAGAAGAGCCAGGGGCGCATCGTGCCCGAGTCGTTCACGCACGGCTCCTCCGCCCAGCGCGTCCGCTGGTTCCGCCGCGGCCTCGACACCGGCGACGTCCGCCAGTGCGATACGTTCGCGGCGGACCAGTTGTAG
- the rho gene encoding transcription termination factor Rho: MSLSAQPGTAALPDAPAPATADATGILEILPSGSGFLRSSHNGYQASDGDTFVSQGLIRRFGLRTGDRVEGTIGTPPGRGKSPPLDSVLTVNGLDPAHARSRADFQSLPATYPDERLTLECESQRLRGRRDFTNRIIDLISPLGKGQRALIVAPAKAGKTTVLQAIMEGVSTNYPDALLLCLLVDERPEEVTEMEMLGRGEVIASSFDCPAERHVAVAEMVLEHARRQVESGRDVVIVLDSLTRLARAYNTSERGTGRMLSGGIDSGALEKPKRFFGSARKVRGGTGSLTIIATALIDTGSRGDEVIFEEFKGTGNSEIVLDRELADRRIYPAINVERSSTRREDLILPPESLDKVHQLRRALHSLPPPEALELLLKQMNDTKTNAELLGKLR, encoded by the coding sequence ATGAGTCTTTCCGCACAGCCCGGCACCGCGGCGCTGCCCGACGCGCCCGCGCCGGCCACCGCTGACGCGACGGGTATTCTCGAGATCCTTCCCAGCGGCAGTGGTTTCCTCCGCAGCTCCCACAACGGCTACCAGGCGTCCGACGGCGACACCTTCGTGTCGCAGGGGCTGATCCGCCGCTTCGGCCTGCGCACCGGCGACCGGGTGGAGGGGACGATCGGCACTCCTCCCGGCCGCGGCAAGAGCCCGCCGCTGGACTCGGTGCTCACCGTCAACGGCCTGGACCCGGCGCACGCCCGCTCCCGCGCCGACTTCCAGTCGCTCCCCGCCACCTACCCGGACGAGCGCCTGACGCTGGAGTGCGAGTCGCAGCGGCTGCGCGGGCGGCGCGACTTCACCAACCGCATCATCGACCTGATCTCGCCTCTCGGTAAGGGGCAGCGCGCCCTGATCGTGGCCCCGGCCAAGGCCGGCAAGACCACGGTGCTGCAGGCCATCATGGAGGGCGTCTCCACCAACTACCCCGACGCGCTCCTCCTCTGCCTCCTGGTGGACGAGCGCCCTGAGGAAGTGACGGAGATGGAGATGCTGGGGCGCGGCGAGGTGATCGCGTCCTCCTTCGACTGCCCGGCCGAGCGCCACGTGGCCGTCGCCGAGATGGTGCTGGAGCACGCCCGCCGGCAGGTGGAGAGCGGGCGCGACGTGGTGATCGTGCTGGACTCGCTCACCCGCTTGGCCCGCGCCTACAACACCAGCGAGCGCGGCACGGGCCGCATGCTCTCGGGCGGCATCGACAGCGGCGCGCTGGAGAAGCCGAAGCGCTTCTTCGGCTCGGCGCGCAAGGTGCGCGGGGGCACGGGGAGCCTCACCATCATCGCCACCGCCCTCATCGACACGGGGAGCCGCGGCGACGAGGTGATCTTTGAGGAGTTCAAGGGCACCGGCAACTCTGAGATCGTGCTGGACCGCGAGCTGGCGGACCGCCGCATCTACCCGGCGATCAACGTGGAGCGCAGCTCCACCCGCCGCGAGGACCTGATCCTGCCGCCGGAGTCGCTGGACAAGGTGCACCAGCTGCGCCGCGCTCTGCACTCCCTTCCGCCGCCAGAGGCGCTGGAGCTGCTCCTCAAGCAGATGAACGACACCAAAACCAACGCCGAGCTCCTGGGCAAGCTGCGCTGA